In Coregonus clupeaformis isolate EN_2021a chromosome 7, ASM2061545v1, whole genome shotgun sequence, one genomic interval encodes:
- the LOC121569030 gene encoding thyrotroph embryonic factor isoform X1, with translation MDIPPPNILEGDDEIEKKKLCSADNSEAGVGGGSGGTGGTGVGGVSASLTPAIWEKTIPYDGETFHLEYMDLDEFLQENGIPVTLEEELQKSLAQEETKGTRPPTATVTSDTETVTLTLEPAEQEKEEEDGEEEDAVSGFEAAEGEVSKNKKEGKSADRLTPTPIDPEDIEVDINFQPDPTDLVLSSVPGGELFNPRKHKFSDEDLKPQPMIKKAKKVFVPTEQKDDKYWSRRKKNNVAAKRSRDARRLKENQITVRASFLERENAVLRQQVAELRKDCGRCKNIMSRYEAKYGPL, from the exons ATGGACATTCCCCCACCTAATATTCTCGAAGGCGACGATG AAATAGAGAAGAAGAAGTTGTGCTCCGCCGATAACAGCGAGGCCGGTGTTGGAGGGGGCAGTGGTGGGACCGGAGGTACAGGTGTTGGAGGGGTGTCCGCCTCCCTCACCCCTGCCATCTGGGAGAAGACCATCCCCTATGATGGGGAGACCTTCCACTTGGAGTACATGGACCTGGATGAGTTCCTGCAGGAGAATGGCATCCCAGTCACCTTAGAGGAGGAGCTGCAGAAGAGCCTGGCCCAGGAGGAAACCAAGGGGACAAGACCCCCTACCGCCACAGTCACCTCTGACACAGAGACCGTCACACTCACCCTAGAGCCAGCTGAACAAGAGAAGGAAGAAGAAGATGGGGAGGAGGAAGATGCTGTATCTGGGTTTGAAGCAGCAGAGGGTGAAGTGtctaaaaataaaaaag AAGGTAAGTCTGCAGACCGACTCACGCCCACTCCCATCGACCCGGAGGACATTGAGGTGGACATCAACTTCCAGCCGGACCCTACAGACCTGGTGCTGTCCAGCGTGCCCGGGGGTGAGCTGTTCAACCCACGCAAACACAAGTTCTCTGACGAGGACCTCAAACCACAGCCCATGATCAAGAAGGCCAAGAAGGTCTTTGTGCCCACTGAGCAGAAG GACGATAAATACTGGTCGAGGAGGAAGAAGAACAACGTGGCAGCTAAACGTTCACGTGACGCCCGGCGGCTGAAGGAGAATCAGATCACAGTGCGCGCTTCGTTTCTGGAGAGGGAAAATGCGGTGTTGCGGCAACAAGTGGCTGAGTTGCGAAAGGACTGTGGTCGCTGCAAGAACATCATGTCCCGATATGAAGCCAAATACGGACCATTGTAA
- the LOC121569030 gene encoding thyrotroph embryonic factor isoform X2 yields the protein MDIPPPNILEGDDEIEKKKLCSADNSEAGVGGGSGGTGGTGVGGVSASLTPAIWEKTIPYDGETFHLEYMDLDEFLQENGIPVTLEEELQKSLAQEETKGTRPPTATVTSDTETVTLTLEPAEQEKEEEDGEEEDAVSGFEAAEEGKSADRLTPTPIDPEDIEVDINFQPDPTDLVLSSVPGGELFNPRKHKFSDEDLKPQPMIKKAKKVFVPTEQKDDKYWSRRKKNNVAAKRSRDARRLKENQITVRASFLERENAVLRQQVAELRKDCGRCKNIMSRYEAKYGPL from the exons ATGGACATTCCCCCACCTAATATTCTCGAAGGCGACGATG AAATAGAGAAGAAGAAGTTGTGCTCCGCCGATAACAGCGAGGCCGGTGTTGGAGGGGGCAGTGGTGGGACCGGAGGTACAGGTGTTGGAGGGGTGTCCGCCTCCCTCACCCCTGCCATCTGGGAGAAGACCATCCCCTATGATGGGGAGACCTTCCACTTGGAGTACATGGACCTGGATGAGTTCCTGCAGGAGAATGGCATCCCAGTCACCTTAGAGGAGGAGCTGCAGAAGAGCCTGGCCCAGGAGGAAACCAAGGGGACAAGACCCCCTACCGCCACAGTCACCTCTGACACAGAGACCGTCACACTCACCCTAGAGCCAGCTGAACAAGAGAAGGAAGAAGAAGATGGGGAGGAGGAAGATGCTGTATCTGGGTTTGAAGCAGCAGAGG AAGGTAAGTCTGCAGACCGACTCACGCCCACTCCCATCGACCCGGAGGACATTGAGGTGGACATCAACTTCCAGCCGGACCCTACAGACCTGGTGCTGTCCAGCGTGCCCGGGGGTGAGCTGTTCAACCCACGCAAACACAAGTTCTCTGACGAGGACCTCAAACCACAGCCCATGATCAAGAAGGCCAAGAAGGTCTTTGTGCCCACTGAGCAGAAG GACGATAAATACTGGTCGAGGAGGAAGAAGAACAACGTGGCAGCTAAACGTTCACGTGACGCCCGGCGGCTGAAGGAGAATCAGATCACAGTGCGCGCTTCGTTTCTGGAGAGGGAAAATGCGGTGTTGCGGCAACAAGTGGCTGAGTTGCGAAAGGACTGTGGTCGCTGCAAGAACATCATGTCCCGATATGAAGCCAAATACGGACCATTGTAA
- the LOC121569029 gene encoding protein Tob2-like — MHLEVKVALNFIVSYLYNKLPRRRADLFGEELEQILVSRYEGHWYPEAPLRGSAFRCLHLGAPRDPVVELAARRSGLDTEEVRANVPPELSVWIDPYEVSYQIGEKGAVKVLYLEDPPGLGGEGEMVEVVSGVSKGDMEVEEAKILGFNPEAQVFVPIGGQISPVLLPSLSSSPTPLSASSCPVLFSYPSSSTPTNPTAHSSNTSTPSPPSGGLPYLPSQQTTPALPSTRPPLQPITFTTASFAATKFGSTKMKKCGGSGSAGSSGIGVPPPQRMLSRSPTNISPPVLLKHKPLSVSLHSLGGQIPSQLSPNAKEFVYPASPGPLYFDNDAPPMLPHVSPFQHPHPAHSHPSFDPFSSPPPGPAVGIIGGSGGISYMEKPSFVEGIGGYNLQYPSQAFQPVVLAN; from the coding sequence ATGCACCTAGAGGTAAAGGTAGCTCTCAATTTCATTGTGTCCTACCTGTACAACAAACTGCCCCGTCGTCGTGCTGACCTCTTCGGGGAGGAGTTGGAGCAGATACTGGTGTCGCGCTATGAGGGCCACTGGTACCCTGAAGCTCCTCTGCGGGGCTCTGCCTTCCGCTGCCTGCACCTGGGGGCCCCCAGGGACCCGGTGGTGGAGCTAGCTGCCAGGAGAAGCGGACTGGACACAGAGGAAGTGCGCGCCAATGTCCCCCCAGAGCTGAGTGTGTGGATCGACCCCTATGAGGTGTCCTACCAAATTGGGGAGAAGGGAGCCGTTAAGGTGCTGTACTTGGAGGATCCACCCGGCTTAGGTGGGGAAGGAGAAATGGTGGAAGTAGTAAGTGGAGTGAGTAAAGGTGACATGGAGGTAGAGGAGGCAAAGATCTTAGGATTCAACCCTGAGGCCCAGGTGTTTGTTCCAATTGGAGGCCAGATATCTCCagtcctccttccttccctctccagCTCACCCACACCTCTCTCGGCCTCATCCTGCCCAGTGCTTTTCAGCTATCCCAGCTCCAGCACACCCACGAACCCAACGGCCCACTCCTCTAACACATCCACACCTTCCCCTCCAAGTGGGGGACTCCCTTACCTCCCCTCTCAGCAGACAACGCCCGCCTTGCCCAGCACCCGTCCACCGCTGCAGCCCATCACCTTCACCACGGCCAGTTTCGCTGCCACTAAATTTGGCTCCACCAAGATGAAGAAGTGTGGCGGTTCCGGATCGGCTGGCAGCTCAGGTATAGGCGTGCCCCCGCCACAGAGGATGCTCTCCCGTTCCCCCACTAACATCTCTCccccagtgctgctgaaacacaagcccctctctgtctccctgcactCCCTGGGGGGTCAGATCCCCAGCCAGCTCTCCCCCAATGCCAAAGAGTTTGTTTACCCAGCATCCCCAGGGCCCCTCTACTTTGACAATGATGCTCCACCCATGCTACCACACGTGAGCCCCTTCCAGCACCCTCACCCCGCCCACTCCCACCCCTCCTTTGACCCATTCTCTAGCCCCCCACCTGGTCCAGCTGTTGGCATCATTGGTGGTAGCGGTGGGATCTCTTACATGGAGAAGCCCTCATTTGTGGAGGGTATAGGGGGGTATAACCTGCAATATCCCAGCCAGGCCTTCCAGCCTGTGGTGCTGGCCAACTAA
- the LOC121569028 gene encoding aconitate hydratase, mitochondrial-like, with translation MASYCRTVTRLRLVLGEGARRLHVSAAFNAKAKVAMSRFEPGTNINYEKLHENIDIVRKRLNRPLTLSEKIVYGHLDDPVGQDIARGRTYLRLRPDRVAMQDATAQMAMLQFISSGLPKVAVPSTIHCDHLIEAQIGGVEDLKRAKEVNQEVYNFLATAGARYGVGFWKPGSGIIHQIILENYAYPGVLLIGTDSHTPNGGGLGSICIGVGGADAVDVMAGIPWELKCPNVIGVKLTGSLSGWTSPKDVILKVAGILTVKGGTGAIVEYHGPGVNSISCTGMATICNMGAEIGATTSVFPFNHRMKTYLNKTGRADIAALADEYKDDLVPDTGCKYDQVIEINLSELKPHINGPFTPDLAHPVSEIGAVAEKNGWPLEVKVGLIGSCTNSSYEDMGRAASLAKQALDKGLKCKAAFTVTPGSEQIRATIERDGFSKILRDVGGVVLANACGPCIGQWDRKDVKKGEKNTIVTSYNRNFTSRNDANPATHAFVTSPEIVTAMAIAGTLKFDPETDYLTAANGEKFKLEPPNGDELPARDFDPGQDTYQHPPAESGSVMVDVSPTSTRLQLLEPFDKWNGKDLDDLQVLIKVKGKCTTDHISAAGPWLKFRGHLDNISNNMLIGAINIENDAVNKIKNQLTGEYGGVPDVARHYKANGLSWVVVGDDNYGEGSSREHAALEPRHLGGRVILVKSFARIHETNLKKQGMLPLTFADPTDYDKIRPDDKISITGLATFAPGKPLKGVVKHGDGSQDIITLNHTFNENQVEWFHAGSALNRMKELQ, from the exons ATGGCGTCTTACTGTAGGACTGTCACTCGGCTTCGG CTTGTCCTTGGAGAAGGGGCAAGACGTCTCCATGTCTCGGCAGCCTTCAACGCCAAGGCCAAGGTGGCCATGAGCCGATTTGAGCCTGGCACCAACATCAACTATGAGAAGCTGCATGAGAACATCGACATTGTGCGCAAGAG GCTCAATCGCCCCCTCACTTTGTCAGAGAAGATCGTGTACGGTCACCTGGATGACCCCGTGGGCCAGGACATCGCCAGGGGGCGCACTTACCTGCGGCTGCGTCCGGACCGTGTGGCCATGCAGGACGCCACGGCCCAGATGGCCATGCTACAGTTCATCAGCAGCGGCCTGCCCAAGGTGGCCGTGCCCTCAACCATCCACTGTGACCACCTGATTGAGGCACAGATCGGAGGGGTCGAGGACCTAAAGAGGGCGAAG GAAGTGAATCAGGAGGTTTACAATTTCCTGGCGACAGCTGGAGCCAGGTATGGAGTTGGCTTCTGGAAACCAGGCTCTGGAATCATTCACCAG ATAATTCTAGAGAACTATGCCTACCCAGGAGTCCTGCTGATTGGCACAGACTCCCACACACCTAATGGGGGCGGCCTGGGCTCCATCTGCATTGGAGTGGGTGGCGCTGACGCTGTGGACGTCATGGCTGGTATCCCATGGGAGCTCAAGTGTCCCAAT GTGATTGGAGTGAAGCTGACTGGTAGTCTATCGGGCTGGACCTCTCCCAAGGATGTTATCCTGAAGGTGGCTGGGATCCTGACAGTGAAGGGGGGCACAGGAGCCATTGTGGAGTACCATGGCCCAGGCGTCAACTCCATTTCCTGCACCG GTATGGCAACTATCTGCAACATGGGAGCTGAAATTGGTGCCACCACCTCTGTTTTCCCCTTCAACCACCGCATGAAGACTTACCTGAATAAGACTGGACGTGCAG ACATCGCTGCCCTGGCTGACGAGTATAAGGATGACTTGGTCCCTGACACGGGCTGCAAGTACGACCAGGTCATTGAGATCAACCTGAGTGAG CTGAAGCCCCATATCAACGGGCCCTTCACTCCTGACCTGGCCCACCCAGTGTCTGAGATCGGTGCTGTGGCTGAGAAGAACGGCTGGCCCCTGGAGGTCAAAGTGG GTCTGATTGGCAGCTGCACCAACTCCAGCTATGAGGACATGGGCCGCGCTGCTTCCCTGGCCAAGCAGGCCCTAGACAAAGGCCTGAAGTGCAAGGCCGCGTTCACCGTCACCCCCGGCTCTGAGCAGATCCGCGCCACCATCGAGAGGGATGGCTTT TCTAAGATCCTGAGGGATGTGGGTGGGGTGGTCCTGGCTAACGCTTGTGGACCCTGCATTGGCCAGTGGGACAGGAAGGATGTGAAGAAGGGGGAGAAGAACACTATCGTCACCTCCTACAACAGGAACTTCACTTCCAGGAATGATGCCAACCCTGCCACTCATGCTTTCGTCACATCCCCTGAA ATTGTCACAGCCATGGCCATCGCTGGTACCCTGAAGTTCGATCCTGAGACTGACTACCTCACCGCGGCCAATGGTGAGAAATTCAAGCTGGAGCCACCCAATGGCGACGAGCTGCCTGCCCGTGACTTTGACCCCGGCCAGGACACCTACCAACACCCCCCTGCCGAGAGCGGCTCCGTTATGGTGGACGTCAGCCCCACCAGCACCCGCCTGCAGCTGCTGGAGCCCTTTGACAAGTGGAACGGCAAGGACCTTGACGACCTGCAAGTGCTGATCAAg GTGAAAGGCAAGTGCACCACAGACCACATCAGCGCCGCCGGCCCCTGGCTCAAGTTTCGCGGTCACCTCGACAACATCTCCAACAACATGCTCATCGGAGCAATCAACATCGAGAACGACGCAGTCAATAAGATCAAGAACCAGCTGACAGGAGAGTACGGGGGCGTGCCTGATGTGGCTCGCCACTACAAG gCTAACGGTCTGTCGTGGGTGGTTGTGGGGGATGACAACTACGGGGAGGGCTCGAGCAGAGAGCACGCAGCCCTGGAGCCCAGACACCTGGGAGGCAGGGTCATCCTCGTCAAGAGCTTCGCCAGGATCCACG AGACCAACCTGAAGAAGCAGGGCATGCTGCCCTTGACCTTCGCCGACCCCACCGACTACGACAAAATCCGCCCCGACGACAAGATCTCCATCACAGGCCTCGCAACCTTTGCCCCCGGCAAG CCCCTGAAGGGAGTGGTGAAGCACGGTGACGGCAGCCAGGACATCATCACCCTGAACCACACCTTCAACGAGAACCAGGTCGAGTGGTTCCACGCCGGCAGCGCCCTCAACAGGATGAAGGAGCTGCAGTAA